The DNA sequence TTCACTTCATTTGGGATAGGCTTCTTGTTTGTTCTGTTGGAAAGAAGAGTAAATCGTCTCGGTATACGAGACTTCCCCTTGGGGATTCTTCTCTGGCCGTGGCCGTGTCAGACGACCACGACCAGGGATTCCACCACACATTGGTTAGCGAAAGTGGGTATGAAACGGATTCCGATTTGGTTAACTTGAAGATCAGTTTATTGGGTGATTGCCATATTGGAAAAACTACTTTTGTGGTAAGCAACTAAGCAtgaattacaataataataatgttattatTAGTTCAATTAGTTTCTCTTTGCCTAACTTtaccaaactcttctttattAATTGTGTTTAGTTTATAGGCTTCGAAACTATGGTTTAGACTTTAGactgaaatttatttttattttcattgaaaatGTGATATGGACATTTCAACTGTTGGTTTTTGTGATCAGATAAAATATGTAGGGAATGAACAAGAGAAGAAGGGGTTGCAGATGGAAGGGCTAAATTTAATGGACAAAACATTGTTTGTTCAAGGAGCTCGTATTTCTTTTAGTATATGGGATGTTTcaggtacatatatatatactttgcTTATTCTTTAATTCAACTTCTTCAATTCCATTTCTCTGTTTCTCTCTGTTTCTCTCTGCATGTGTTCTGCTACACTTTGCATTTTTAGTTTctgtttcaattttcttttcttggttTGTTCTTTGTTGTGATGAGTTCATTAAGAAATATGTTGGGTTAATTTTGTCACAAGATTTATGAAGAAGTTTGTATTATCTAATATTTCTAATAATAATGAAGGAAGAATACATGACTATGTGTTAACTTATTAGTATtctaaaaaatagaatgaaaaaaaaaatatatatatatatatatatatggataacTGTTGTTGATGACAAGTTAATTGTGACATGTATGTTATTGTTGATAGGTGATAAAAAATCCTTGGATCAAATTCCCATGGCTTGCAAAGATGCAGATGCAGTTTTGATAATGTTTGATCTCACTAGTCGTTGTACACTCAATGGGTAGGTTTAGAAACATTATCttattctcttttatatatatataaaataaaatttacaatctcgctacgttaccaacaataTTTCTGCTaatttctgccaactcttatttataactgtgtttaatggaAATATCTttatggatgtgtctaataaaaatgtcttttttatgactgtgtttaatagaagtatctttatagatatattttctagatgtgtttctttatatatgtgtttaaaatataataattaattattgttagtaaTAAATtagcagataatatgttggtactcTATATTTTTCCTAAAATTTAATTATcctattagtttttataatgttaccaaatttataattaggtttttgtattttttttaattagatccctacactatttttaattttgtaattaggtctttatcaatataaaaaacgttagaattaatagaatattttttcgtaaattaaaAGTACCGACAATTAAATATTTCATTAGATCTttgatcatatatttttttaaaaaaatctattaattttaatgtttttgacaccaaaaaaacttaattactaaattaaaagtAGTGAAGGAATTTAATAAAACTCGAACTTACAACATTTTAAGTAAGTAtggaaaaattatgtcatttgaactatagctCATTCGCGACATTAATAAAGTagttaaacaataaaataactcaaaatattattaatattattatggaAGCTTTTTAATTTAGTAACGTGATGGAACAAgtaagtaatgagtttctttttccTAATATAAATGGTGTGTGTGTTTTTTAATTTGCAGTGTTTTTGGATGGTATAGTGAAGCAAGAAAGTGGAATCAGGTACCATAATACTATACCCAACACCAGCCACTAGAAAATTTAATTACTATAATTTTACGTGGTCTATACTTTTCGAATTGCTTCTCTTCAGTAGTGAATTATTCAATTCACTTTCGTAAAGTTAACATCATCATTAATTAAAGTGTATAGTCTCATATGCTTTTCACATGTGCATCAAAAGCTTTTTCAAAGGAACAAGTACAATACACATTATTATTGATGTATGGGGCTttattaaataactaaataataattattttttggtgactaaataaacaataattatttaatatgtattgagataaataataataaaagaaatttacataaataattcAGTATATGTTATTATATCAacaaaatgaattaatttttaaatttgttacttaaaaagttatttaaatttattaatttaaacattttatactaataatgtatcaaaattaaactctattattttttatttttttgtgagatTATACTGTCTTGAAAATATGATCATTATTGTTATTCATGCAGACTGCAATTCCCATTCTAATTGGAAcaaaatttgatgattttgttaGGCTCCCCCCAGATTTACAATGGACAATTGTCACACAGgtaatttatgtaatttatattaaaatttggtaacaaaagaaaaaaaaaacaaacaactaTAGGATATATTGATATATCATCTTATTATTTTGGCAtgcatcttcatcatcatcttcatcctaTATGATATTTTTGCATAAATATAAAAACCTTTAATTGACTtgtgaagatgatgaagaattcTTTTAGTAATGGACAAGGGTCTCTTTTTAGAAACTCAGCATCATTAGTTGACATTTACTAAATCAAATTCTCTGAGTTTCCGCGTTTGGCACAAAAATTTGGTCCTACATGTTTATTATTTTAAGTAGATTGTCACTTTCTATCATCATATATaccatacatatatattatattataggaAAAATTTCAAGTATACTAAATACActgatattctaataattttaaacgTTGAtcttaatcataaaaatatatataatatatattaattaaaattaatgattagGATTATTGGAGTATTAATATTCTAGatatatttaaaactttttttatattataaaaaaattttcaaatattcatggaatattagtattttaataattttaaccgttaattttaattaatatattatatattttttttataattaaaattatcgaTTAAAATTATTAGACTATCGGTATTccaaaaacatttaaaattattgaGTGAATATCCCACCCAgtccctgacaattatctcgaaagaacGAGGCtcctaagaaaaaaaaatacccaaTCCAGTCCCTAATTCTTTTTTGGGACTGATGTGCCAAAAAAATACCATTGATTTTTTTTGGCATAGGGCCTGTtgttcttttgaggtaattgtcaggggcgaattgaaatttttttgtcaaagacctcgttgtctttcgagataattgtcagagacggtttttctcaaaattttatttctatattatataccttgttttttttttcctctaaATCTAAGTAGAGTGCAACTGATACAGGCCAGGGCTTATGCAAGGGCTATGAAGGCAACCCTATTCTTTTCAAGTGCAACACACAATATAAATGTCAACAAAATCTTCAAATTCATCATGGCTAAGCTGTTTAATTTGCCATGGACGGTAGAAAGAAATTTGACTGTGGGAGAGCCCATTATTGACTTCTATTGATTCATTTCGTGTGTGTACATACCTGCGGATgaagaggaaaaagagaaaaaaaaaaaaaaatatcaatgcaAGTTGACTAAAGTCTATCACCATTCACTATATAAAGTATCTAATTTACATATTTCTCAAATTTAGGCCATTTTGATTACATCTTTATTTAGAGGGTAGGTTAGATAAATGGTATGACTAAATTTTATGGGGCTAGTAACTACACTAAGTTCCCCCTAAGCCAAAACAGCTACTCATATTGGTGGGTTCTAGTATAATTATATTATAGTGATTATATAAGtgtgttaaaattaaagttacacttttttatatttttacttttttaaaacaaCACTAAaacgttattttaattttagaaacactttttaaaatattatagtcATGTAATATAATCATACTAGAATAACCCACTCATATTTTCTTATTGCGAGATCATGTATTATCTTTAAGTAAAATTTTTATACATAGATTTCCTTTTATCACTATGTGTATaactttttttagattttttttttacttttctatcTTTCATTTAATCCATGGTCTGAATTAGATATTTTGTCGATTTTTTTCTTATATGTCTAAACTATCTGAAGACGAAATTCTATCATCTTTTCAACAATAAGTCCTACTCTAACTTTTCTTCATATGTTTTGTTAAATGTTTATAGCATCATCCCAAAAGCaaacaaaaaagagagaaagatggAGATCAAGATGGCAGTAATCTTTGCTTCATTTGTATCCAGTTTTatgttattctttttttttttttttgtgttttattatcctctatatatatataaccgtGGCCAATTCATGTTTGCCACAGTTTTTTCAAGTAGGGCAACTGTGGCTAAAGTGTGTTTTTTACTTTCTCAAACCCTCGTTTTGATCTATTATAAGTACACAACGAACtacattaaaaattattaaagtaCGTATGTGTACGTAGCGCTAGGGGTGTTCAAATacaaaccgatccaaattaaaccgtTCATTCAATCTAATTCAAACTGAAAaccgattaaaaccgcactaattcgaATTTGATTGGATCTTATTTTTTGCAAACCACTAGATCGGATCGGATTTTGGATCTACTTTTCacaaccgatccaatccaatccaaaccgcacaatgtgttataatattattattttattattatgtttacaATTATAGTTATAACATattcaatttgttatatatttttatatttttcatgtattattattatttaatagatgttttatgttcaaaatgtgatttatttatttattttaactaacctataattttatttctgttgttatgttatcgttagttttttaagatattgttaagacttgcTATGTCATTATtggttatttgaaatttgaagttgagatttattatatatatttaattgttttaatttacaaaaccgcAAATCCAATCTAATCCAAACCGCTCGAAATTGGATCGGATCgaattggatttttttaaaaaaatcatccaatccaaaccgcaccgcaagtAAACATAGTGTTCGGATCGGATGAGTTTTTGACTCAAAACCGATTCAAATCGCACTGCGAACACCCCTACGTAGCGCTCTACGGATACTTTGGAATTTGGATAGGGGTCAGCACAGGTCGGTTTGGTTCAGATTCAAggtaaaattagaaccgaaccgatcaaaatataattggtttgatttggttcgaatttgtaattttttgtgCATGTACCCGaatcaaaccaaaccgattaataacggattggttcggttcgggtaattGGGTATCCGGTGACTTTGAAATTCacaaaaaaacaattttttatcttaaaaattcaacaagtacaataaacatgtaacatcaatataaataatctaaagatgttaaacaccaaatacattaaaaactaaactcattaaaatccaaacgtATTACTAGTGAATAATCTCATTAAAAGGCACTaaaagccatatatatatatatatatatatatatatatatatatatatatatatataatcgggTTCACGGATTGGTTTGGATTCCGCACCCCCAAAACCGATATCCGAATCAATCATTAACAAAGGCtattggtttggttcgggttggaCTCGATTACCCGTTGGttccagaaccaatttaattggttcggttcggatTCAGACGGATAATTGGTACCCattacccgtgctcacccctaaatTTGGATCGCAAACTTTGTTATTGATATCATTAATCATTTCAAAGAAATATAAATTTGTCGTCACAACTTTGATAATTAAGTACCTTATCTTCTACCTTACCCATCATCTTGTCTTGTAATACTAATGTCACAAAAGCGGCAAAAAATTGGATTGTATCTTCTTGTCTTCATTCTTCCTTTGTTCGTACATATGAAATAATAATCTATTACTTGAAATATACTAATTATTTTGTAGATTTTATATCATTATTGTATGGATGCAAATTTATCCTATATATAGTAACTACTAACTTGATATGAACTAAGCCAAATCTCTATAGTACTCGTCATTCGTCAATTGGTTGTTAATACCGGATTACTCTCCTCTAACACAAAAGAGGTTGATAATATAAAGTAAAAAGATTAGTGTTTAGTCACCGTTAAATTAAGATAATGAGATTAGTTTTTGTGTATACAGCAACTCATAGGTAGTGGCAGACTCTTAAATAGATCTCAAATTTACGACAAATTAGTCATTGACTTGTTAGAtgggcaacaaaaaaaaaaaaaaaaaagaagataacgaGACTCAGCCGATGTAAGTTACAAAATCTCTATAGTCCTCGTCAATTGGTTGTTCATAGTTCATACCCATAATTTACAAAAATAatacaacaaattaaataaacCTTGATAAATATTAGGTTAAATATGTTTCATAAGTTTCTATGCCTTGATAATTGCAAAGAATTACTAATTTGTTTCACAGGTGTAAGTTTAGagaataatagatataaattgaattgaccattcaaaaaaaaaaagtataaaaaccaATTAAAGATTTTAGTATTTTGCTCTATTTTATCACAATATACAATTTCAACACTTATCTGATTTTCTCTAATTACTTATTCTTATGTTGCACTAATTGGATTTGTCATAATCATTTTGGAGCATTGATCCAGTACATCTTAAAACCTTATCCACAAAAATTTATCTTGGGGCTTCAATGGCCTCAAAAACATCATCCAGACATCCACAAACTACTACAAACTTCAGCATATGAAACTCTGAAACAATATTAGCTCAAGCTCAATGATTTTATTTTAGGACCTTCAATCTTCCATTGCTGCTTCCAGCATTGAACTGGTttgtctctcttctttccttcccCAACTTATGTGAAAGGCATGCTTCTTATACTTACTTTGAATTTTATTggaattatttttgtttaatatgcACCTTCATATATAGTTCATATATAATAGCACCTTGATGCCATTGTAGTGAATTAATGTTATGCAAATCATATCAATAGCATCATACTAGGATTATTAAAAATTCCATATTATAAAGCAGTGTGTTTGAGAAATTATTCTCAAACTACATGAAATATAAACTTGGATTCCTCCAACTTATGATGATGATGCAGAAACTGAAAAAAGCACCCTTCTTCCCcccaaaataaaagtgaaaaaaacaaaaagactaACCAACTTTAAATTGACATTGTTCCTCAGCATATCATTATTAATATCTATATACACAAATAGAGAAATAGCCGGATCATCCAGTCTTACCAAAATCAAGCCATTCAAAACCAACATTCTCATAATTGGCTGAGTTTGATAGAGGTGAAAAAAAAGAGTCCTTGGAGTATTCTTAACTTCTTTGCAGTTTGCACCCTACTGCTTTGCCTGCGAAATGCGAGTACAAACGAAAATCAGAGCATGTATAAAATACCAATAGTGGAGTCGGCTATATAGATCAAACAACAGTTAGTGTCGTATCATAAATCATATCTGCATTTAAACCATTTATATTTAAACCTCTTTTAATATTTTCCATCTATACAATATGCTACTATATTGACAagcaattttctatttttcatttttccaagGTGGTTGCAACTTGCAACTCCATTTGAAGATGTCGAAACAGATGAGGGACCATCAGAAGCCTCAAATTTAAAAGGGGAACCAATTCATATTCTCCACTCATGTTCTTGAGAAGAGATGGTAATAGGCAAGTAATAAACAATGGTGGGTTCAAACCAATCGCAAGTAGGTGATAATTCGAACTACAGAAACTAATCAGGTCACCTTGGATGGCAATATTACTGACTAAAGAAGTTTGTTTGTCGGGTTTACCTGTGAATACAAGAAGGTTCCAAGGATAGCGATGGCAGCTCCGAGTGCATTGACGGGTTGAACTGGTGTATGGAAGATAATGATTGAAGAAACTATAACAGATATACGCTTCATGGTGTTTCCAATGCTAAATGTCAAAGGAGAGATCTCATCCAAAGACATGTAGGACACCTGATTGTACAGATGATAAAATACGCTCTGAGCCGCCAACCACCTGTAAAACACAGTTATCAGCCGTACATTTAGTTTTCAGAACCAAAAGAGTAGATACCTCCAAATCAAAAGTTCAAACATATTAAACAGATCTTGTCAACTTTATAATTAGCTGCAGAATAGGTTTATTACTTAATTCTAATTGCATAGCAGCATAAGTGAGGTACTTCATCACATGTCTTTTGCATCTAAACAAAAATTAGTTATACTCTCACACATAGAGACTCCTCTCATGTATATGTATCTCAAAAAACAAATAGCTAACTGTTTgagaaatatcaaataatttggaATGGAAAAGTTTAGGAGGCTAgcaactttttcaaattttggccagcatgtaaccaacaAAGAAAAGTgaaccattggatgaaatctcacaccaatctcacaccattaaaatcatcattgatggttaTTTGATGGttataaatcacaaaagttgctggccccatAACACTCCTCATTTGGAATTTCCCTAAAAGGACAGAAAAAGAAATGGAGAAGGCAATAGTTTGTTTATATCTAATCAAAGATCATGAAAACTTCAAGATATCATCTTATGTTCAGTTGAAAATATAGAGACAGAGATTAAGAAGATTGAAGCTGGCATAGCAAACATAATAGGGATAACATCAGATTGAGCAGTCATCTTTTATTTACCATATAAACTGAGGTCCGATCTGCGAGAGGGCGGTTTGCCATCCAGCTGCCCACATCTGTGGCCCCTCCACAGCAATTGCAAATGGTGTGAGAATTACCAATGACAACATAGATAAACAAGCGTAGTAATTCATTCCGCTGACAGAATTTCCCTTCATTCCCTTCTTTGAAAAGATATTACGGAAAACAAATGCCAAATTTGATATCATAGCCCCCATAAAACCTGTAATAAAAAGGTCAAGAAATCCAAGTTAGAAGGGCGAAAAATTACTACTAGTTGGTAACTTATGAGAAATACATTCATGACAACATCCTCTAGAGGCATATGCACTCAAATATATAATAGCACATGTAAATTGTGTTAATAGGAATACAAGAATGTTGACTCAATAACTTAAAAGCATACTTTCATTTCTCTGAGTTAAAGTAAAATTCATGTTAGTTTCTCATCCTATCTCCAAACTCTTGCTATGACAAAATAACAAAATGCAAAAGAACATGATGGAATTAGCAAAAGTTCTTCAGAAGAAACGTTGCATATTTACCAATCATGTTGAAATTGAGCTCAGTCACAGCGGCAAGCGCACATCCACCGATGATCGGAATCAAAGACAAATAAACCGGCACCGGAAAGGTTTCACCCAAGATAAATCTGGAAACCAGTACACTGAAAGCAGGTTCCCCACTCTTGATGATATGAGTGAATGATACTGCAACCTTTGACATACTAACTGTTGCTGCTACATGTCCTATTGTATGTGCAACAGCAACCTGAAgccaaaaaataataaagaaaaaattaaacacTAAGGTCCTTGTTCATctatgaatatatatatacataaaaattacAGGGAAAAGCTGAaactatttatgaaaaataaaattctcaGACAAAAACTCCATCCTATTGATCTACATAGTTTATAATGAATTAGAATCAGCAACCTTGTCTGAAGTCAAACCACATAGAAATCCAGAGATGGGACCAAAATTgttaaatagaaaacagaacaaAACAAAACTCCATGCATGAACAAACAAAAACATTGCTTTCACTTCTTGCCATCAAAATTTAATTGTATTCTCAGGaaacaaacaaagaaacaaaagtcCAGCCATCACTTACAGGGAACAAGGTCTTCCAAAACTCAAGATCAGTCTTAGGAGCCTCAGCAATCCTTGTGGCCCATGAAATCAACATCATGAGAGAACCACATGCAAGTGAGAGTGTTGAAGTGAGCCAAGGGTAAGGGTAAGCATTCAACACCTTCTTGTTATATATATTGAACACCACATTCAAAGCCCACCATGTTGCAAAGTATATCCCAATCTTCACCTTCTTAGCTGCCTCTGATGGAACCTTAGGAGAAGAAGCTCCTGCTCCTTCAACCTCTGATCTATCAGCCTCATATGCACCACAAGTCACAAACTCACTCTTCTCACGCCTCACTGAAAGGTTCCCAACACCACCAATAACAGCAGAAAGGTGCAGTGGCTTTTGCACCGAAACAAGAGATCTCTGTGATCTCTTCTCTCTTGTGATCATGGAAGGCAAAACAAGACTCCGTGACTGAACCTGGGTTGGACCCTTTCCACGGAAAACAAGCCCGGAGCCTCTGATCCCTGTTATTCCGGGTTGTTTCACCGTGCAGATCATTGTGTGATCGATGATAGGGTGGGGAAAAAAACGATAAAAATCTAAACTTTCCGATGAAAAGCTTAatgggttgttgttgttgtaaataATGATTGAATGCAAAACAGTAAAAAAGCAACAAGGGATCTGTTTTTATGTGCGTGTCAGTGTCAGAACCGTGAACTGAACTCTCTCACACACACGGACCCTGTCCCTTAAACACTGTTGTCACTTGTGATTTGTGAATGTGATGATGATGGTATTTAAGAATCTCTTAAACTCTATTATGATCTaggttttgaccttgatgcagtTCTGAACGGTGTATGCAAAAATCAGAGTGAGTGTACTGCAATAATGCACACACATAAATTAGATCATTATTacgtataatatatattattaatttattattgaatgATTGATgattaatttaggaaaatatcagGCATCTAATTATTATAGGGAAAATTTGTAAGTTTATTTAAAGAAATGGTACATTGGAATCTGAATGAACAAAAGTAAACAATAATAGGGGCTTGGTCAAATAGGGTTGGAGATAGCTTACATTTTCTACTTGGTACTATCATTATAATAATTGTCAAGCTTGGATGCATGCACGAACcaaattatattactaatttactatATTTTGATGTGGTTTGTGAGGTTTGGTGGTGGAGGCGTTTTTAGGGGATTTGGTGGCTATGTTGcaattaggggtgtgcatgggtcgggtgaaatcAGGTTTGATGTGACCTATCCGACCTGAAATATATACCggatctatttattagacccgaacttgactctagacccgatgaaacctatacactttcgggccacgattataccgggtaaaaatcgggtgaaaatcgagccgttaacattacattatcttgataccttcttataaacTAACatatgaaaatatccaaattttcaa is a window from the Arachis hypogaea cultivar Tifrunner chromosome 17, arahy.Tifrunner.gnm2.J5K5, whole genome shotgun sequence genome containing:
- the LOC112767103 gene encoding septum-promoting GTP-binding protein 1 isoform X1, whose translation is MANKIRRKMSQLCKRIVEVDIRWGVLQRVSFVGQFFHFIWDRLLVCSVGKKSKSSRYTRLPLGDSSLAVAVSDDHDQGFHHTLVSESGYETDSDLVNLKISLLGDCHIGKTTFVIKYVGNEQEKKGLQMEGLNLMDKTLFVQGARISFSIWDVSGDKKSLDQIPMACKDADAVLIMFDLTSRCTLNGVFGWYSEARKWNQTAIPILIGTKFDDFVRLPPDLQWTIVTQARAYARAMKATLFFSSATHNINVNKIFKFIMAKLFNLPWTVERNLTVGEPIIDFY
- the LOC112767103 gene encoding uncharacterized protein isoform X2, coding for MANKIRRKMSQLCKRIVEVDIRWGVLQRVSFVGQFFHFIWDRLLVCSVGKKSKSSRYTRLPLGDSSLAVAVSDDHDQGFHHTLVSESGYETDSDLVNLKISLLGDCHIGKTTFVIKYVGNEQEKKGLQMEGLNLMDKTLFVQGARISFSIWDVSGDKKSLDQIPMACKDADAVLIMFDLTSRCTLNGVFGWYSEARKWNQAPPRFTMDNCHTGQGLCKGYEGNPILFKCNTQYKCQQNLQIHHG
- the LOC112764065 gene encoding glucose-6-phosphate/phosphate translocator 1, chloroplastic, encoding MICTVKQPGITGIRGSGLVFRGKGPTQVQSRSLVLPSMITREKRSQRSLVSVQKPLHLSAVIGGVGNLSVRREKSEFVTCGAYEADRSEVEGAGASSPKVPSEAAKKVKIGIYFATWWALNVVFNIYNKKVLNAYPYPWLTSTLSLACGSLMMLISWATRIAEAPKTDLEFWKTLFPVAVAHTIGHVAATVSMSKVAVSFTHIIKSGEPAFSVLVSRFILGETFPVPVYLSLIPIIGGCALAAVTELNFNMIGFMGAMISNLAFVFRNIFSKKGMKGNSVSGMNYYACLSMLSLVILTPFAIAVEGPQMWAAGWQTALSQIGPQFIWWLAAQSVFYHLYNQVSYMSLDEISPLTFSIGNTMKRISVIVSSIIIFHTPVQPVNALGAAIAILGTFLYSQAKQ